The DNA sequence ATACTTTTAAAGTGTTGAGTAATAAAtcgattagaaattttaagtaaCACAGAGAATTGTGTTGATTTGACACAAAATAATCCACACAAAAACTTAACACGGACCGTTTTTAACCCaaatacacaatattttttactgtgatattttattttgtgaaagAGAGAAAATATTTGAAGCAACAGAATTTTTGTGGccggttaattttatttaggtaTGCACTGTAACAAAAAACCGAGTAAGTTCAGACGTcaggtgtaggtgttaaattCCAACCCctagagcggtgttaaaataacactaCCGCctgtgtaaatattctttatcggtgttaaaaaaatttcccagtgataaaatatttaattttgtgaatatttttacttaatcaacccgcacaaaaaaaaaatatataaataatacatatgTCCTATATAGCCAATGCATTGATGTATatatgtcacatatatattttttcgtatgggaCTACAGTAAAATACCggttttattaatgaattaaatcaTTGGTGATTGAAATGGTGCGTGTAAATAAATCAcgtacaatataaaaaattattcaaataagtacatagcaaaattgaaattttctcccgataatattcattaaattttcatatttttttatgtataatacatttttttttctatattctatacttggaattttttttacactgttATTACACCGTCAAATTACACCGCCTACATCGatgttatttcatttcaacACCACGCGGTGTTAAATTGAGCCCAATTATAACACCAccctttttacagtgtatgacACTAGTGTATATGCATAAGTAGGATCGCCGgaacttaaaaaattcccaTCTTACCCCCTGTTATAGCTAAACCTATCcaatgaaaatgttttttgtagCTCTGAGTGCCCTCTACACGGAAAAATCGATTAGAGTATAAAGAGATTTGTTTTGTAGAAGAATAAAAGGTCCACAGCTTATGACACTCGTGGATATGTAGGAATAGGGCCACCcggaattcaaaaattcccaTATTACCCCTTGTTATAGCTAGGCCTATGTCACatagacattttttatagctCTGAGTGCGCTCTGTAAAAGAACATTTATTCCAATGCTGAAGATTATTTTCTATAGAAGAATAAGAGATCCCACGCCTATGACAGATGTGGATTTATTCtttccgagaaaaaatttttatatttaattatataaaattatatatgattatatataactcgattatatataatcatatatgaaaaatggccaaatataatcatatataactgtatataattatatataactatatataattatatttggcaatttttcatatatgattatatataatcaagttatatataattaaaaaatatttaaaaaaaaaaaaaaaaaaaaaaaaaattaaataccaaatttttgatttggttattaccgcgcgaacgcattacaaatttataaacaagaattgatagcagtaaatgatgaaaaattcctgGGCGTCTGCTGGGTTCGAACACGGCTCCTTTCGGCTGGAAATCCTGAACGTTGATCACTGGTCCACATCACGAGAGTTCAAGTCATgtgcttaattgatgtatttagagtaaaatgccggtaaagaccgagttcataagttttcgtgatggatttttacacaatttaaaaaaaccatgaacttatatgaaatttaatttttgtcggcctcgatgataattatataaaattttattaagtttcttcaaattttttgattttctgttgtcatgtgaaatttaaaaaaacttatataaaattttgggaaacattgaataatttcacaaaattatatgaaattcaaccgattgaaaaactgggtactttcaatttttgaataccatgaaaaaaaaaattatttttttttaaacaccctaatgattgtatacaattatatatggatatatatatataagattatatataattatatatgattctatatgaaaaaaatttctcggaatagtattatatataatcatatataatatatatggagctacatatgactttctccgtttaaatattgtattatgtatgattatatataaacattttttctcgggttGTCCTTCAGTCGGTTACAATCGGAGCTTTGAATAGGACTTTCCCAAACAGTACTTCCTTTATTAACAAATCTCAGCCATCAGCATTCTAAGTAATCAGTATCAGTCCAATCGGATCCTTACTATCAGCCACCTGCCCTTAAAATCCAAATAATCCTTCCCTGGTAAAACTGCTACTACAGTTACCTCTTATTCCCTCATCCAGTTATCGCAGGATCTGCTTCTTCAATACCTTCTGCAGACAACCTAGAACTCTAGACCCCACATTACCACATTGAGTAACCCAACATCCTTCCTTACCACCACTCACTAGATAAAACAGTTTCTCAAAATTACGCAATCTCGAGCCCGTAGATCGCGCTGCATATATCAAACTTCATTTGCCGCccacatataaaaatatatatatgtatatacatacctTCATATCATACTCATCTGTCCatgtatatattgttatatatatttatttgtttagtaACTTAGAGGAGGCGAGGAAATTTCGTAATGCGCGGTGTCATTACACGCATCTAGGTCAGTAGGGAAACCAGGAGGCAATCCTTCATCGCCATATTGTTGTAGTATAGTCTATTATATCGCAAGCTTTTTTCATtagacatatatgtatatatatttttaataaatttagacagttaataaaatttagaaaaataaactcatagtttattacttttaattgggaccgaaataaaaaaataaaaaaaaattggattttaaataatttgacttattatttattttttaattaaattaacttcttttttaaaaaatcagtggtgttaattttatatatttaaatatatttaggtGTTCTTATATTTGTGTATATTAACAAGTGGTTTAGGCAACAGgtggtgaaaaaatttgaatttaaggTCAGATCGTAAGTGGGCCGACTCACTATTGCGGCCGATCGATAGATTGATTTATTTCTTGATAATGgattatgattatttgattaaatttcttGCACTTGGAGATTCTGGTGTTGGTAAAACAAGTTTTTTGTACCAGTATACTGATGGTATTTTTACGTCACGATTTGTATCAACGGTTGGAATCGATTTTCGTGAAAAACGTGtggtaattttcaatttattttaaattttatggggTAATTTTGTGGGAAACAGATTGAATTGGTAATTGTGGTTAATCTATGGGGTTTATGGAAAAGTTTTCaagaaccttttttgtagaaaattgaatttgctacaaaaatgCATTGATATGTTTTTTTGataaagttaatatttaagtcgcaattttgatttttaactttcttgaaataagaaattttgataaaagtcATATTAGTGGTGACTCATCTTTAATGAGCTTTAGAAGcctaattattaaacttacgataaaattgacaagaaccttttttgtaggaaattgaatttgctacaaaaatttattgatatgtCTTTTTGATAAAGCTAATATTTAAGTcgcaattttgatttttaactttcttgaaataagaaattttgacAAAAGTCATATTAGTGGTGACTCATCTTTTATGGGCTTTAGGAGcctaattattaaacttacgataaaattgatacgaaccttttttgtaggaaattgaatttgctacaaaaatgtattgatatattttttttctaaagttgATATTTAAGCagtgattttgatttttaattttattgaaataaaaaactctataaatagataaattgatcgagacttatctttaaaaattaaaaagctcCAGGGGTTTAATTATTGATCTCAGGTAAAAATTGATAAGGTTCACTTTTCTAGAAAACAAAGTTTCCCGGacgattacttttttttcagtagagttaatatttaagcagcaacttaaataattttgttcaaataagaaatttcgaaaaaagttaaatttttggtgACTCATCTCTAACGGGCTTTAGGggcttaattattaaacttacggtaaaattgataagaaccttttttgtaggaaattaaatttcctacaaaattgctatcttttattttttctctatcttcaatattttagTCAGAATTAAACTCTAAATTAACAATGCTTtagaacaaaaatttgatttcgTTCTTCCCATACTTAACtgctaataattaatgattgattaattaaatttttttagatacaTAAAAATGCACGTGGAAGACAGCAGAGAGTCCACTTACAACTTTGGGATACCGCCGGTCAGGAGaggtcattaattaaaatcaatcaataaataaattaagtaattacttaatattaattaaattattaattacctacaaattttttaaccagATTCCGAAGTCTCACGACAGCGTTTTATCGAGACTCAATGGGTTTTTTACTGTTATTTGATCTAACTAACGAGCAATCATTTCTTGAAGTAAGAAATTGGTTGGAACAATTaaaggtaatttattaaatttaattaattaattattttactcatcatttatatttataattttagacaCATGCATATTGTGAAGAACCAGATATCATTTTATGTGGAAATAAAGTTGACCTCGAAGACAGACGCGTTGTCAGCGAAGAAAAAGCTCGCGATCTAGCACAAAGACATGGgtattgatttatatatttatctatatataaaaatttggtgaacattttttttttattttcggtcAAACCATGATACCTTTGatgttttaaagatattttaagCTGATttgctcgaaaaaaaaaaatcgtaacgaaaaaaattttttttttcgttttctgTCAAGTTAATTCtttcattacaattttttttttagtgatccATTTTATCCCATAGATCACATATCGgcctaaaatatgataaaaacattataaaggtcacaacttgacggaaaatggaaaaaaaaaatcattttttcgttacaattttttttttccgagtgGTCCATCTTACCCTACATACCACATATTGGCAtgaaatatgataaaaacattatagaggttataacttgacggaaaataaaaaaaaaaattttgttctaatTTTTTTGGGGAGGGGGGTCTTCGTgcctcagaaaaaaaaaaattgtttttcgattttttgcaaaattttgaCTGATTCTTCTGAAATAGACGGAAAATAAACGAATTTGATGGttaaaagccataaaaaatgattaccgGCTTAAGGGGGCCCCCGtgccccggtctcccctaCATATAACTCAAAAGCTATGGAGTTTAACGTCTTGAGTCTCagaacattttttatagaaaattaaatttcctacaaaattgttctctttcaattttatcatatCTCCAGTAGTTTGTCCTTGGaggaaaaaagataatttactACGCtaacactgtaaaaaattgggagtgaatccggatttatttcaatccgaattc is a window from the Microplitis demolitor isolate Queensland-Clemson2020A chromosome 4, iyMicDemo2.1a, whole genome shotgun sequence genome containing:
- the LOC103580619 gene encoding ras-related protein Rab-27A; the protein is MDYDYLIKFLALGDSGVGKTSFLYQYTDGIFTSRFVSTVGIDFREKRVIHKNARGRQQRVHLQLWDTAGQERFRSLTTAFYRDSMGFLLLFDLTNEQSFLEVRNWLEQLKTHAYCEEPDIILCGNKVDLEDRRVVSEEKARDLAQRHGMPYLETSAATGQNISRAIELLLDRVMARMEATMDMSLLPHQRVLRCHDQEPPPPKNSCYC